A region of Sugiyamaella lignohabitans strain CBS 10342 chromosome A, complete sequence DNA encodes the following proteins:
- the GOR1 gene encoding Gor1p (Glyoxylate reductase; null mutation results in increased biomass after diauxic shift; the authentic, non-tagged protein is detected in highly purified mitochondria in high-throughput studies; protein abundance increases in response to DNA replication stress; GO_component: GO:0005737 - cytoplasm [Evidence IEA,IEA]; GO_component: GO:0005737 - cytoplasm [Evidence IDA] [PMID 14562095]; GO_component: GO:0005739 - mitochondrion [Evidence IEA,IEA]; GO_component: GO:0005739 - mitochondrion [Evidence IDA] [PMID 14576278]; GO_component: GO:0005739 - mitochondrion [Evidence IDA] [PMID 16823961]; GO_component: GO:0005634 - nucleus [Evidence IEA,IEA]; GO_component: GO:0005634 - nucleus [Evidence IDA] [PMID 14562095]; GO_function: GO:0051287 - NAD binding [Evidence IEA]; GO_function: GO:0048037 - cofactor binding [Evidence IEA]; GO_function: GO:0047964 - glyoxylate reductase activity [Evidence IEA]; GO_function: GO:0047964 - glyoxylate reductase activity [Evidence IMP] [PMID 17173333]; GO_function: GO:0016491 - oxidoreductase activity [Evidence IEA]; GO_function: GO:0016616 - oxidoreductase activity, acting on the CH-OH group of donors, NAD or NADP as acceptor [Evidence IEA]; GO_function: GO:0016616 - oxidoreductase activity, acting on the CH-OH group of donors, NAD or NADP as acceptor [Evidence ISS] [PMID 9341119]; GO_process: GO:0009436 - glyoxylate catabolic process [Evidence IMP] [PMID 17173333]; GO_process: GO:0008152 - metabolic process [Evidence IEA]; GO_process: GO:0008152 - metabolic process [Evidence ISS] [PMID 9341119]; GO_process: GO:0055114 - oxidation-reduction process [Evidence IEA,IEA]) translates to MTQTNKLLLLGKVIHAKAEYQQLSELAELVEFTSKTREEFISDLHGKYSDITAIYNTHHSDHIVHGIDQEIVSHFPESLKFVCHNGAGYDSVDVKSLTGREIQLSNTPQAVANATANTAIYLILGALRNFNRLANELRRGNWCRTTPEAHEPTGKVLGILGLGGIGSLIRDKAATLGFDRIIYHNRRQLPKNEEGLAEYVTFDELLAQSDVLSLSLPLNPNTRHIIDAGALSKCKDGVVIVNTSRGAIIDEKALVRALDSGKVSSAGLDVFEKEPEIDPGLLSNENILLLPHVGTHAVEPRKEMELTVIRNLRSAFKTGKVVDLVPEQVKSSRL, encoded by the coding sequence ATGACACAAACTAACAAATTACTGTTGCTGGGAAAAGTTATCCATGCTAAGGCAgagtatcaacagctttCTGAACTTGCTGAACTGGTAGAGTTTACTTCGAAGACCCGTGAGGAGTTCATTTCTGATCTTCACGGCAAATACAGTGATATCACAGCCATTTATAATACACACCACTCAGATCATATTGTTCACGGAATTGACCAGGAGATAGTTAGTCATTTCCCCGAGAGCCTTAAATTTGTTTGTCATAATGGTGCTGGGTATGACTCTGTTGACGTTAAAAGTTTGACTGGTAGGGAAATTCAACTATCGAACACCCCCCAAGCAGTTGCCAATGCCACTGCTAATACTGcgatttatttgattttgggAGCATTGAGAAATTTTAACCGCTTAGCTAATGAGCTACGAAGAGGTAATTGGTGCCGTACTACTCCCGAGGCCCATGAGCCTACTGGCAAAGTCCTAGGAATATTGGGGTTGGGAGGAATCGGTAGTCTTATTCGTGACAAGGCAGCAACATTGGGTTTTGATAGAATCATTTATCATAATCGCCGTCAGTTGCCCAAAAATGAGGAGGGGTTGGCCGAATATGTGACCTTTGACGAACTTTTAGCTCAGTCTGATGTACTGTCTTTGAGCTTGCCGTTAAATCCTAACACAAGACATAttattgatgctggtgctttATCCAAATGTAAAGATGGCGTTGTTATTGTTAACACATCTAGAGGTGCAATTATTGATGAGAAGGCGCTTGTAAGGGCCCTTGATTCGGGTAAAGTTTCATCAGCGGGTCTTGATGTTTTTGAGAAGGAGCCCGAAATAGATCCTGGTCTACTTTCTAATGAAAACATACTCTTGTTGCCTCATGTTGGTACTCATGCTGTAGAACCCAGGAAAGAAATGGAATTGACCGTAATCAGGAATCTGAGATCAGCCTTTAAAACTGGCAAAGTAGTAGATCTGGTACCTGAACAAGTGAAATCGTCTAGATTGTAA